In the genome of Paraburkholderia caribensis, the window GCGCCACGCGTCGCTGGGTCACGTGCTCAACGACGTTTCCTTCGATGTCCACTGCGGCGAAGTGTTCGGTGTCGCGGGCGTGGTCGGGTCCGGGCGCGAAGAACTGTGCCGGATCATTGCGGGCCTGGAAAAGCTCGACGCGGGGGAGGTGATGGTGGGTACGACCCGTCTGAAGCCTCAGGCCAATCATGCCGTCGCGCTTGGCATCGGATACGTTCCGCGTGAGCGAAAGGTCGAGGGGCTCGTCACCCAGATGAGCGTTGCGCAAAATCTCACGCTGCCGCGTCTGGGCGCCGTCAGCCGTGGCGGCGTGGTTCGCAAGGCAAGCGAGCGCGCGCTTGCCAACGAATGGATACAGCGGCTGCACATCAAGACACCAGGGCCTGATGCATCCTGCCGCAACCTGTCGGGCGGCAACCAGCAGAAGGTGGTGCTCGCGAAATGGCGTTTCGCAGGCAGCCGGATTCTCGTGCTCGATCATCCGACGCGCGGCCTCGATGTCGGTGCAAAGGAAGAGGTCTATCAACTCATCCGCGAACTGACAGCAGAGGGTGTCGCTGTCGTGTTAACGGGCGATACGCTCGAAGAGATTCTTGGGCTCAGCCATCGCGTGATGGTCATGCGAGACGGCCGCGCTGAAAAGGTCCTGCCGTGCGAGGTTGGGCGTAAGCCCTCGCAGGTCGAAATTGTCGAACACATGGTCTGAGGTCAACATGCCACAACTGAACGCACCACTCGCGGCGAAGCTGCGCGACAACGCGCCCTTTCTCGCACTCATCGTGCTGTACGTGTTGATTGAAATCGCGCAGCCGAGCTTTCTGGCACCTTCGACGCAACTCGGCTTGCTCGCCGACAGTTCGACACTGTTCATCATGGCGGCTGGCACGACCTTTGTCGTCTTGCTCGGCAGCATCGACCTGTCGCTGCAGTCCGTGGCGTCTCTCGCGAGCGTGATCGTGGCGATGCTGCTGCCGCGTTACGGAGCGATGGCTGCCGTCGTCGCACTCGCTGCGTCGTTTGGCATTGGTCTGCTTAGCGGGGTGATCCAGACCATGCTGCGCATTCCGTCCTTCATCGCGACGCTTGCGGTGGGCGGGATTGCGTCGGCGGCTGCGTTGACGCTTTCCGGTACACGCTCCATCGCGATCAGCGACGAGATGCGCAACGCCTCGCTCGGTTGGACCACGGGTACTTCGTTCGGCGTGCCGCACGAAATCCTGCTCGGCATCGCAGTGTTTGCGTTCTGTCTGTTTCTGCATCGATCGACGGTATTCGGCCGCCACGCTGACGCGATCGGTGCCGGCGAACCGGCGGCGATCGCCTCGGGTGTGCGCGTGTGGGTGACCAAATGCCTGGTGTTCGGCACGTCGTCTTTCTTTGCGGGGCTTGCGGGTGTCGTCATGGCCGGTCGACTGGGCAGCGGTTCGCCAACGCTGGCAGATCAGTTCCTGCTTCCCGCCATTGCCGCGGTGATCGTCGGCGGAACGGCGCTGACGGGTGGCGCGGGCGGCATCGGCAGGACGCTGGTGGGCGCGCTCCTCGTGTCGGTCGCGCGTGTGGGCATGACGTTCGTCGGCATTAGCGTGTTCGCGCAGCAGATCGTGTTCGGACTGATCCTGATCGTCGCGGTGACGGTGGCGTTCGATCGTTCGAAGGTGCTGGTCATCAAGTGAGATTCGACCCGGCCCGTTGCGCGCCGGCTTTTGTTGAAGGAAGAGGTTGCACATGAAAATTCTGGTCACGGTCAAAAGAGTGGTCGACTACAACGTCAAGGTTCGCGTGAAGTCGGATGGAAGCGGCGTCGATATCGCGAACGTGAAGATGTCGATGAATCCGTTCGACGAGATTGCCGTTGAGGAAGCGGTTCGCCTGAAGGAAGCGGGCGTGGCGACGGAAGTCGTTGCGGTGTCGTGCGGCGTGACGCAGTGTCAGGAGACGCTGCGCACCGCGTTGGCCATTGGAGCGGATCGCGGGATTCTCGTTGAGTCGACGGAAGAATTGCAGCCACTCGCGGTCGCGAAGATTCTCAAGGCGCTCGTCGATAAGGAGCAGCCGCAACTGGTGATTCTCGGCAAGCAGGCCATCGACGACGATTCGAATCAGACCGGTCAGATGCTGGCCGCTTTGGCTGGCTTGCCGCAGGCGACGTTTGCCTCGAAGGTCGTGGTGGCGGACGGCAAGGCTACCGTGTCGCGTGAAGTCGATGGCGGCGCGGAAACGCTCTCGCTCAAGCTGCCCGCAGTCATCACGACCGATCTGCGCCTGAACGAGCCGCGCTACGTCACGCTGCCGAACATCATGAAGGCGAAGAAGAAGCCTCTGGAGACACTGAAGCCGGCCGATCTCGGTGTCGATGTCGCACCGCGCCTGAAGACGGTGAAAGTCGCGGAGCCGCCGAAGCGTTCCGCAGGCGTAATGGTGCCGGACGTGAAGGCGCTGGTCGAGAAACTCAGGAACGAAGCCAAAGCCCTGTAAGGACAACGCAGGAGACGGATGAAATGACGATTCTGGTAATTGCAGAACACGACAACGTATCGATCAAGACCGCAACGCTGAACACGGTTGCTGCTGCTTCGAAGATCGGCGGTGATGTTCACGTGCTGGTCGCGGGTTCGAATGCGCAGGGCGCGGCCGACGGCGCCGCGAAGATCGCGGGTGTTTCCAAAGTGCTGCTCGCCGACGCGCCGCAACTCGCCGAAGGACTGGCTGAGAACATCGAAGGCACGGTGCTGAATATCGCGCGGGACTATTTGCATATCCTGGCGCCCGCTACCGCATACGGCAAGAACATCGCGCCGCGCATTGCGGCGCATCTCGACGTCGCGCAGATCAGCGACATCACGGCTGTGAATAGCACCGATACATTCGAGCGCCCGATCTACGCTGGCAACGCGATCGCGACGGTGCAATCGGGCGACCCCGTCAAGGTCATCACCGTGCGCACGACGGGCTTCGACCCCGTGGCGGCCGAAGGCGGCAGCGCATCGATCGAGAAAATCGAAGCCGCCGCGGACGCGAGAATATCCGCGTTCGTGAACCGCGAATTGACGAAGCTGGACCGGCCGGAACTGACATCGGCGTCGGTGATCGTGTCGGGTGGCCGTGGACTGGGGAACGGTGAGAACTACACGAAGGTGCTCCAGCCCCTGGCGGACAAACTCGGTGCGGCATTGGGCGCGTCGCGTGCAGCCGTAGATGCGGGCTTCGTTCCGAATGACTATCAGGTCGGCCAGACGGGCAAGATCGTCGCGCCGCAGTTGTACATGGCCGTCGGCATCTCCGGCGCGATCCAGCATCTGGCCGGCATGAAAGACAGCAAGGTGATCGTCGCGATCAACAAGGATCCGGAAGCGCCGATCTTCAGCATCGCAGACTATGGTCTGGCTCAGGATCTGTTCGAAGCCGTTCCAGAGTTGACGACGCTTATCTGAAGTAGCCTCATTGAGGACGTACTGATGCGTAAAAGCCGAATCGCGATCGTTGGCGCCGGTCTTGCCGCGACGCCTCACGCGCTTGCACTGAACGAACTGAACGACGAAGTGGAGGTGGTGGGCGTAGTCGGTCGATCGGCGGAACGGCTGGAGCGCTTCACCGGCACGTATGGCTTTCCGGTTGCCAGATCGTTCGACGCCGTATTGGGGGACCCACGCGTCGATGCCGTTCTGGTGCTGACGCCGCCGCACACGCATCTCGAACTCGTCGAGCGGGCCGCTGCTGCGCGCAAGCATGTATTGCTTGAAAAGCCGCTAGACATATCGATGCCTCGCGCAGAACGCGCGGTTCAGGTGTGCCGCGACGCGGGCGTGCGACTCGGCGTGGTCTTCCAGAATCGCTTTCGTCCCGCTGTCGAGCGGCTTGCGACGCTCGCGAAGAGCGGCGCACTGGGCGCGATCGCCTATGCCGGCGTCGATCTGCGCTGGTGGCGGCCTCAGTCCTATTACGACGAGCCCGGCCGTGGGACCTATGCGCGCGATGGAGGCGGCGTGCTGATGACGCAGGCCATTCACTCGCTCGACATTCTGATGTGGCTGGCGGGAGACGTATCAACGGTAGTCGGTGCAACGGCAACAACCGCTTTGCATTCGATGGAAGCAGAAGACTTCGCGAGCGCCATACTCACGTTCGAAAGCGGCGCCGCCGGTCACGCGCTTGCGACGACGGCGGCGTATCCGGGTTTTCCTGAGCGAATTGAGCTGATCGGCACCAATGGGACAGCGGTTCTCGAAGGGGGACATTTGCGCGCGTTTTTCCACGATGGTCGTGTCGATGAATTTCATGATCCTTCGTCGTCGGGTTTTGGCGCCAAGCCAATGGACTTTTCCCATACGGCGCATCGTGATTTGCTCAAGGACTTCCTCTGCGCGATTCGCGAGGATCGCAGCCCATTGGTAACGGGCGACGATGCGCTGCGCGTGCAGCGTCTGATCGAACGCATTACCGCACAGACAGGACGCCGCCAATGATGCACATCGACGGAGAAACCCGGATCGTCGCCATTCTGGGCGACCCCATCGCGCAGGCAAAGTCGCCGGAACTCTTCAATGCGTGCTTCCAGCGGGACGGCGTGAATGCGACCCTCGTGCCGTTTCACGTGCCCGCTACTCACCTTGGGCCCGTGCTCGAAGGGCTGCGTGGCATCGTCAATCTGGCCGGTGTGGTCGTCACGGTGCCGCACAAGCTCCAGGCGACCGTTCACGCGGCGCGATTGTCGGAGGCGGCGCAGCAAACGGGCGGGGTCAACTGTCTACGGCGCGAAGCCGACGGTTCCTGGACGGGCGCGATGTTCGACGGTGAGGGCTTCGTCAAAGGCCTGCCTGGTCGTGGCCACGGGGTTCGCGGCAAGTCGGCGCTCATCGTCGGGACAGGCGGCGCTGGTGTGGCAGTCGCGCATGCGCTGATCGACGCGGGTATTGCATCGCTCGATCTCTTTGACAGCAATGCGACGTCGTTGCGGCGGCTCGCGCAGGCATTGCAAAAGCGTGGGAGCGGCGTGGTCGTCCGGGAGAGTGTGCCGCGCGCTCAGGCCTGTCACGATTTGGTGGTCAACGCGACACCGTGCGGCATGCGTCCTGGCGATCCGCTTCCGATCGATCTCGCTAATGCCGGTCCGCATGCTGTCATCGCAGACCTCATCATGAAGCCTGCGCAAACTCGCCTGCTGGAAGAAGCGGAAGCCAGAGGTTTAACCACCCACCCGGGTCGTCACCTGCTTGAAAATTCGGTCGAAGCGATGGTTGCGTTTTTGCGGCTGCTTCCACCATCCCGTGAGCGTGCAACAACTGCCTGCCAGGCGTGGATCGAGTCCGCGTAAGCCGGCAAATGCT includes:
- a CDS encoding electron transfer flavoprotein subunit beta/FixA family protein, which produces MKILVTVKRVVDYNVKVRVKSDGSGVDIANVKMSMNPFDEIAVEEAVRLKEAGVATEVVAVSCGVTQCQETLRTALAIGADRGILVESTEELQPLAVAKILKALVDKEQPQLVILGKQAIDDDSNQTGQMLAALAGLPQATFASKVVVADGKATVSREVDGGAETLSLKLPAVITTDLRLNEPRYVTLPNIMKAKKKPLETLKPADLGVDVAPRLKTVKVAEPPKRSAGVMVPDVKALVEKLRNEAKAL
- a CDS encoding shikimate dehydrogenase family protein, with translation MMHIDGETRIVAILGDPIAQAKSPELFNACFQRDGVNATLVPFHVPATHLGPVLEGLRGIVNLAGVVVTVPHKLQATVHAARLSEAAQQTGGVNCLRREADGSWTGAMFDGEGFVKGLPGRGHGVRGKSALIVGTGGAGVAVAHALIDAGIASLDLFDSNATSLRRLAQALQKRGSGVVVRESVPRAQACHDLVVNATPCGMRPGDPLPIDLANAGPHAVIADLIMKPAQTRLLEEAEARGLTTHPGRHLLENSVEAMVAFLRLLPPSRERATTACQAWIESA
- a CDS encoding electron transfer flavoprotein subunit alpha/FixB family protein, which translates into the protein MTILVIAEHDNVSIKTATLNTVAAASKIGGDVHVLVAGSNAQGAADGAAKIAGVSKVLLADAPQLAEGLAENIEGTVLNIARDYLHILAPATAYGKNIAPRIAAHLDVAQISDITAVNSTDTFERPIYAGNAIATVQSGDPVKVITVRTTGFDPVAAEGGSASIEKIEAAADARISAFVNRELTKLDRPELTSASVIVSGGRGLGNGENYTKVLQPLADKLGAALGASRAAVDAGFVPNDYQVGQTGKIVAPQLYMAVGISGAIQHLAGMKDSKVIVAINKDPEAPIFSIADYGLAQDLFEAVPELTTLI
- a CDS encoding ABC transporter permease, which produces MPQLNAPLAAKLRDNAPFLALIVLYVLIEIAQPSFLAPSTQLGLLADSSTLFIMAAGTTFVVLLGSIDLSLQSVASLASVIVAMLLPRYGAMAAVVALAASFGIGLLSGVIQTMLRIPSFIATLAVGGIASAAALTLSGTRSIAISDEMRNASLGWTTGTSFGVPHEILLGIAVFAFCLFLHRSTVFGRHADAIGAGEPAAIASGVRVWVTKCLVFGTSSFFAGLAGVVMAGRLGSGSPTLADQFLLPAIAAVIVGGTALTGGAGGIGRTLVGALLVSVARVGMTFVGISVFAQQIVFGLILIVAVTVAFDRSKVLVIK
- a CDS encoding Gfo/Idh/MocA family protein, with protein sequence MRKSRIAIVGAGLAATPHALALNELNDEVEVVGVVGRSAERLERFTGTYGFPVARSFDAVLGDPRVDAVLVLTPPHTHLELVERAAAARKHVLLEKPLDISMPRAERAVQVCRDAGVRLGVVFQNRFRPAVERLATLAKSGALGAIAYAGVDLRWWRPQSYYDEPGRGTYARDGGGVLMTQAIHSLDILMWLAGDVSTVVGATATTALHSMEAEDFASAILTFESGAAGHALATTAAYPGFPERIELIGTNGTAVLEGGHLRAFFHDGRVDEFHDPSSSGFGAKPMDFSHTAHRDLLKDFLCAIREDRSPLVTGDDALRVQRLIERITAQTGRRQ